One window of the Arthrobacter sp. D5-1 genome contains the following:
- the thiC gene encoding phosphomethylpyrimidine synthase ThiC, which translates to MSTTKTQHSPAQNRSGSSARTPESVTQSLTSHSLAYLEDPDHGIRVPVTEIALEPSPNGTANPAFQVYRTAGPGSDPVVGLEPFRAPWIEARGDTVAYRGRERNLLDDGKSAVRRGEASAEWKGTQPVPRRAVEGKTVTQMHYAKQGTVTPEMQFVALRENCDVELVRSEVAAGRAIIPNNINHPESEPMIIGKAFLVKINANIGNSAVTSSIAEEVDKLQWATQWGADTVMDLSTGDDIHTTREWIIRNSPVPIGTVPIYQALEKVNGEANKLTWEIFRDTVIEQCEQGVDYMTIHAGVLLRYVPLTANRVTGIVSRGGSIMAGWCLAHHQENFLYTHFDELCEIFAQYDVAFSLGDGLRPGATADANDAAQFAELDTLAELTQRAWEFDVQVMVEGPGHVPFHLVRENVERQQELCKGAPFYTLGPLVTDVAPGYDHITSAIGATEIARYGTAMLCYVTPKEHLGLPNKDDVKTGVITYKIAAHAADLAKGHPGAHERDDALSKARFEFRWRDQFALSLDPVTAEAFHDETLPAEPAKTAHFCSMCGPKFCSMRISQDIRDEYGSEEAQTAIAEMYSGMRGKSQEFLASGGKVYLPELQVPGSPDTFEAGSGSLN; encoded by the coding sequence TTGAGCACCACAAAAACACAGCACAGCCCTGCCCAAAACCGGTCCGGCTCCAGCGCAAGGACGCCGGAATCTGTGACCCAGTCGCTGACATCCCATTCATTGGCCTACCTGGAGGACCCGGACCACGGGATCCGGGTGCCCGTCACCGAGATCGCCTTGGAACCGTCTCCCAACGGCACAGCCAACCCGGCGTTCCAGGTGTACCGCACTGCGGGCCCCGGCAGTGATCCCGTTGTGGGGCTTGAGCCTTTCCGCGCTCCATGGATCGAAGCCCGCGGTGACACCGTGGCTTACCGCGGACGGGAGCGAAACCTGCTGGACGACGGCAAGTCAGCGGTGCGGCGCGGGGAAGCATCAGCAGAGTGGAAGGGCACCCAACCGGTGCCCCGCCGCGCCGTCGAAGGTAAAACCGTCACGCAGATGCACTACGCCAAGCAGGGCACGGTGACTCCCGAGATGCAGTTCGTCGCGTTGCGGGAAAACTGTGACGTTGAGCTGGTCCGCAGCGAAGTTGCCGCAGGACGGGCGATCATTCCGAACAACATCAACCACCCCGAGTCAGAACCGATGATCATCGGCAAAGCCTTCCTGGTGAAAATCAACGCCAACATCGGCAACTCTGCAGTGACGAGCTCCATCGCGGAAGAGGTGGACAAGCTGCAGTGGGCCACTCAATGGGGTGCCGATACCGTCATGGATCTCTCCACTGGGGACGACATCCACACCACCCGGGAGTGGATCATCCGCAACTCCCCGGTCCCGATCGGGACGGTCCCCATCTACCAGGCGCTGGAGAAAGTCAACGGCGAGGCGAACAAGCTGACGTGGGAGATTTTCCGGGACACTGTGATCGAGCAATGTGAGCAGGGCGTGGACTACATGACCATCCACGCCGGCGTGCTCCTGCGCTATGTGCCGTTGACCGCCAACCGGGTCACGGGAATTGTCTCCCGTGGCGGGTCGATCATGGCGGGTTGGTGCCTGGCGCACCACCAGGAGAACTTCCTCTACACGCACTTTGACGAGCTCTGCGAAATCTTCGCCCAGTACGACGTCGCCTTCTCCCTGGGCGACGGCCTGCGCCCGGGTGCAACCGCCGATGCCAATGACGCAGCCCAGTTCGCCGAATTGGATACCCTCGCCGAGCTGACACAGCGGGCGTGGGAGTTCGATGTGCAGGTGATGGTGGAAGGACCTGGCCACGTGCCGTTCCACCTGGTCCGGGAAAATGTGGAACGCCAGCAGGAACTGTGCAAGGGAGCCCCTTTCTACACCCTTGGGCCCTTGGTCACGGATGTCGCTCCTGGTTATGACCACATCACCTCAGCCATCGGCGCCACCGAGATTGCCAGGTACGGCACCGCCATGCTGTGTTACGTGACCCCCAAGGAACATTTGGGCCTTCCCAATAAGGACGACGTCAAGACCGGTGTCATCACGTACAAGATCGCAGCCCACGCCGCCGACCTGGCCAAGGGCCATCCCGGGGCCCACGAGCGGGACGATGCCTTGTCCAAGGCCAGATTCGAGTTCCGTTGGCGTGACCAGTTTGCCCTCTCCTTGGACCCCGTCACAGCAGAAGCCTTCCACGACGAAACGCTGCCGGCGGAACCGGCCAAGACCGCCCATTTCTGTTCCATGTGCGGCCCCAAGTTCTGTTCGATGCGCATCAGCCAGGACATCCGTGACGAATACGGATCAGAAGAGGCGCAGACAGCCATTGCGGAAATGTACAGCGGCATGCGCGGAAAGAGCCAGGAATTCCTGGCATCTGGCGGAAAGGTCTATTTGCCGGAACTGCAGGTACCCGGCAGCCCGGACACATTTGAGGCCGGCTCAGGAAGCCTGAACTGA
- a CDS encoding alpha/beta hydrolase — translation MHKQRVVFVHGLGSFGAAAWPKQHGMALAYDALFLRRHGFDVAAEPVGSSVAADVAIVINSLADTGGGHVVAHEQGAISAMLAAIERPDLVHSLSLVEPACLSLTAELPATASHRALMEPLFDVRSQLNDADYQREYYRRAFSAETGGLDTPEARRSARRLRLQAPPWEAPLHIVPGVPTLVLTGGWEPLYEEIAGYLQETGALRRVAAGGHRPQDSVDGDHIIRSFVGDVGRAMSVQAS, via the coding sequence ATGCATAAGCAGCGCGTAGTCTTCGTTCACGGCCTGGGCAGCTTTGGTGCTGCGGCATGGCCGAAACAGCACGGCATGGCCCTCGCTTATGACGCGCTGTTCCTGCGCCGGCATGGCTTTGACGTTGCAGCAGAACCCGTGGGATCGAGCGTTGCCGCGGACGTTGCCATTGTCATCAATTCCCTGGCGGATACGGGTGGCGGCCACGTCGTAGCGCACGAGCAAGGTGCCATCTCCGCCATGCTGGCTGCCATAGAACGTCCGGACCTGGTGCACTCGCTGAGCTTGGTTGAGCCTGCTTGTTTGTCCCTGACAGCCGAGCTTCCGGCCACAGCCTCCCATCGGGCCCTTATGGAACCCCTGTTCGATGTACGGAGCCAGCTCAACGACGCCGACTACCAACGTGAGTACTACCGCCGGGCGTTTTCTGCCGAAACGGGGGGACTGGATACTCCCGAAGCGCGCCGTTCAGCCCGCAGGCTCAGGCTCCAGGCCCCGCCTTGGGAGGCCCCGCTGCACATCGTGCCCGGTGTCCCCACGTTGGTCCTCACGGGTGGCTGGGAACCCCTGTATGAGGAAATTGCCGGTTACCTCCAGGAAACCGGAGCCCTCCGCCGTGTTGCTGCGGGAGGGCACCGGCCCCAGGATTCAGTGGACGGGGATCACATCATCCGATCGTTTGTTGGTGACGTCGGACGGGCCATGTCAGTTCAGGCTTCCTGA
- the ffh gene encoding signal recognition particle protein: MFNSLSDRLTATFKNLRGKGRLTEADVDATVREIRRALLDADVAVSVVREFTGRVRERALGAEVSGALNPSQQIVKIVNEELVEILGGETRRIRLAKTGPTIIMLAGLQGAGKTTLAGKLSKWLKAQGHSPMLVACDLQRPNAVTQLQVVGQRAGVPVFAPHPGATSELEHPAGDPVAVAKAGVEEARQKLHDVVIVDTAGRLGVDAEMMDQARRIRQAIIPNEVLFVIDSMIGQDAVNTAMAFDEGVNFTGIVLSKLDGDARGGAALSVASVTGKPVMFASTGEGLDDFELFHPDRMASRILDMGDVLTLIEQAEKAWDKDEAARMAKKFADQEDFTLDDFLAQMQQIRNMGSMKKMLMMMPGAQNIRQQLENFDEKEIDRVEAIVRSMTPHERVAPKIINGSRRARIAKGSGVHVSEVNGLLERFAQAQKMMKKLAQGGGMPGMPGMPGLGGPGGSRKGGKNAPKKKARSGNPAKAAQELRDAEAKRANAASAAPSGAAFGQGAAEFDPSSLNLPKGFDKFLGK; encoded by the coding sequence GTGTTCAATTCACTCTCTGACCGGTTGACAGCAACCTTCAAGAACCTTCGTGGCAAGGGCCGCCTCACCGAGGCTGATGTTGATGCCACAGTCCGGGAGATCCGCCGCGCCCTGCTGGACGCGGATGTTGCAGTATCAGTGGTCCGTGAGTTCACCGGCCGCGTGCGCGAACGTGCCTTGGGTGCCGAGGTTTCGGGTGCGTTGAACCCGAGCCAGCAGATCGTCAAGATCGTCAACGAGGAACTCGTGGAGATCCTCGGTGGCGAGACACGCCGGATCCGCCTGGCCAAGACTGGCCCCACCATCATCATGCTCGCCGGTCTCCAGGGTGCAGGTAAGACCACCCTTGCCGGCAAGTTGTCCAAGTGGCTGAAGGCCCAGGGCCACAGCCCCATGCTGGTTGCTTGCGATCTTCAGCGCCCCAACGCCGTGACACAGCTCCAAGTGGTGGGTCAGCGCGCCGGCGTCCCGGTGTTCGCTCCGCACCCTGGTGCCACCTCCGAGCTCGAGCACCCTGCCGGCGACCCCGTAGCGGTCGCGAAGGCAGGCGTCGAGGAAGCGCGCCAGAAGCTCCACGACGTCGTCATCGTCGATACCGCCGGCCGTCTTGGTGTCGACGCCGAGATGATGGACCAGGCCCGCCGGATACGTCAGGCCATCATCCCCAACGAAGTCCTCTTCGTGATCGATTCCATGATCGGCCAGGACGCCGTCAACACGGCGATGGCGTTTGATGAAGGTGTCAACTTCACGGGCATCGTGCTGTCCAAGCTCGACGGCGACGCCCGCGGTGGTGCCGCGCTGTCGGTAGCGTCCGTGACCGGCAAGCCGGTGATGTTCGCCTCCACCGGTGAAGGCCTGGACGACTTCGAGCTTTTCCACCCGGACCGCATGGCTTCCCGCATCCTTGACATGGGTGACGTCCTTACCCTGATCGAACAGGCTGAGAAGGCCTGGGACAAGGACGAAGCCGCCCGGATGGCGAAGAAGTTCGCCGACCAGGAAGACTTCACCCTGGACGACTTCCTCGCCCAGATGCAGCAGATCCGCAACATGGGCTCCATGAAGAAGATGCTCATGATGATGCCGGGTGCGCAAAACATCCGTCAGCAGCTGGAGAACTTCGATGAAAAGGAGATCGACCGCGTCGAAGCAATCGTCCGGTCCATGACGCCGCACGAACGCGTCGCTCCCAAGATCATCAACGGCTCACGCCGCGCCCGTATCGCCAAGGGTTCAGGCGTCCACGTGTCCGAGGTCAATGGCCTGCTGGAGCGCTTCGCCCAGGCCCAGAAGATGATGAAGAAACTTGCGCAGGGCGGCGGCATGCCGGGGATGCCCGGGATGCCTGGCCTTGGTGGCCCCGGCGGAAGCCGCAAGGGCGGCAAGAATGCGCCCAAGAAGAAGGCGCGTTCAGGCAACCCTGCCAAAGCAGCACAGGAACTGCGCGATGCCGAAGCCAAGCGGGCGAACGCAGCCTCGGCAGCACCGTCGGGTGCCGCTTTCGGCCAAGGCGCGGCAGAGTTCGATCCCTCATCGCTCAACCTTCCCAAGGGCTTCGATAAGTTCCTCGGCAAATAG
- a CDS encoding glucose-6-phosphate dehydrogenase, giving the protein MTSKTTVKTLLILGASGDLTGRLLLPGLAGLLASGRAPGLRLAGAGSDPWSPEQWRERVAGAFNAASGTADDAGRAALAKVADTTEYHQLDVTADGPLADLLATLQGPVAIYFALPPHVSQKACEVLHSDQVPAGTRLVMEKPFGSGTESAHELNKTLAALVPEDHIHRVDHFLGKATVLNILGLRFANRFLEPVWNREHIEKVEIVFDEDLALEGRARYYDTAGALRDMIQSHLLHIMAFLAIDAPATIEERDLRDAVATVLRASSIKAPFKESTRRARYTAGTLGERTVPDYAAEDGVDPARNTETLAEVRVEIDNWRWKGVPFILRSGKAMGRRRKEAVITFRPVPHLPKGFSGVDSPNQLRIGFGPDVLQLDVDVNGPGDIFTLDRASLVTQLSAAGMLPYGEVLEGIISGDPLLSVRGDTAEDCWRIIEPVLRAWESGDVPLEEYDAGSAGPADWPTGVVD; this is encoded by the coding sequence GTGACCAGTAAAACAACTGTAAAAACGTTGCTCATCCTCGGCGCGTCCGGGGACCTGACAGGAAGGCTCCTGCTGCCCGGGCTCGCCGGACTGCTGGCTTCCGGCAGGGCTCCCGGATTACGGCTGGCAGGTGCAGGCTCGGACCCCTGGTCTCCGGAACAATGGCGGGAGCGGGTTGCGGGTGCGTTCAACGCGGCCTCGGGCACGGCTGATGATGCCGGCCGTGCGGCACTGGCAAAAGTCGCTGACACCACCGAGTACCACCAGCTTGATGTCACAGCGGACGGTCCCCTGGCGGACCTCCTGGCCACCTTGCAGGGACCCGTCGCCATCTATTTCGCTTTGCCTCCCCACGTCAGTCAGAAGGCCTGCGAGGTACTTCACAGCGATCAGGTGCCTGCCGGGACCCGTTTGGTGATGGAGAAGCCTTTCGGCTCAGGCACCGAATCCGCCCACGAACTGAACAAGACGCTCGCGGCCCTGGTCCCCGAAGACCACATCCACCGCGTGGACCACTTCCTGGGCAAAGCCACGGTGTTGAACATCCTGGGCCTTCGATTCGCCAACCGGTTCCTGGAGCCCGTGTGGAACCGCGAACACATCGAAAAAGTGGAAATCGTCTTTGACGAGGATTTGGCCCTTGAGGGACGCGCACGCTACTACGACACTGCCGGTGCCCTCCGGGATATGATCCAGAGCCACCTCCTGCACATCATGGCTTTCCTGGCGATCGACGCGCCGGCAACCATCGAGGAGCGGGACCTGCGCGACGCCGTGGCAACCGTTCTGCGTGCCAGCAGCATCAAGGCTCCGTTCAAGGAGTCCACACGGCGGGCACGGTACACCGCGGGAACCCTCGGGGAACGGACGGTGCCGGATTACGCAGCGGAGGACGGTGTTGATCCGGCCCGCAATACCGAAACCCTGGCCGAGGTCCGGGTGGAGATCGACAACTGGCGCTGGAAGGGGGTGCCGTTCATCCTGCGCTCCGGCAAGGCCATGGGACGCCGGCGCAAGGAAGCCGTCATTACCTTCCGCCCGGTCCCCCACCTTCCCAAAGGATTCTCCGGCGTGGACTCCCCCAACCAGTTGCGCATCGGCTTCGGTCCGGACGTGCTCCAGCTTGACGTCGATGTGAACGGCCCCGGCGACATCTTCACCCTGGACCGCGCCAGTCTGGTGACCCAGCTCAGCGCGGCCGGAATGCTGCCCTATGGAGAGGTGCTCGAAGGCATCATCAGCGGCGATCCCCTCCTGTCCGTCCGCGGCGATACGGCCGAGGACTGCTGGCGGATCATCGAGCCGGTGCTTCGCGCCTGGGAGAGCGGCGACGTCCCCTTGGAAGAGTACGACGCCGGCAGCGCGGGGCCGGCGGACTGGCCCACCGGCGTCGTGGACTAA
- a CDS encoding P-II family nitrogen regulator has translation MKLITAIVRPEKLEAVREGLESYGVQGLTVSAASGYGRQRGYTEVYRGAEYNVDLLPKIRIEVLATDEQADDILDVLIASSNTGRAGDGKVWTVDVYEAVRVRTGERGSAAI, from the coding sequence ATGAAGCTCATTACAGCGATCGTCCGCCCCGAAAAGCTCGAAGCAGTCCGGGAAGGCCTCGAATCCTACGGGGTCCAGGGCCTGACGGTCAGCGCGGCCAGCGGCTACGGCCGCCAGCGCGGCTACACCGAGGTGTATCGCGGAGCTGAGTACAACGTGGATTTGCTGCCGAAGATCCGCATTGAGGTCCTCGCCACGGATGAGCAGGCCGACGACATCCTGGATGTCCTCATCGCCAGCTCCAACACCGGACGCGCCGGTGACGGCAAGGTGTGGACCGTGGATGTCTACGAAGCAGTCCGGGTCAGGACCGGGGAGCGCGGCTCGGCCGCAATCTAA
- a CDS encoding ammonium transporter: MELTAGHVWVMVAAALVLFMTPGLAFFYGGMTRAKAALNMMMMSFISIGIVGVVWVLWGASMSSGEGFMEIVGNPFATFGLEGINTPDGLIKVGYAATFAIITVALISGAIADRAKFGAWSIFVPVWVTLVYCPLAYMVWGGGLFGPEGAIGKALGPAIDFAGGTVVHINAGVAALVLVLIIGNRRGFGKDPNHRPHNIPFVMLGAAILWFGWFGFNGGAATTAEQGGLIWINTLAAPAAAMIGWLITERIRDGHPTSLGAASGVVAGLVAITPACANVSPVGALGLGVVAGVASALAVGLKFRWGFDDSLDVVGVHLVSGIIGTVALGFIALPADGVGGGLFYGGGMTQMWAQLAAAGIAIAFSAIMTAIIAFAIHKTMGFRVSTEQENVGVDLSLHAETAYEFGVNGHGGSFQPLHNAMTGKSETAAAKTPAEGKESVQA, translated from the coding sequence ATGGAACTTACCGCAGGTCACGTATGGGTCATGGTGGCGGCGGCGCTTGTGCTGTTCATGACACCTGGTCTGGCATTTTTCTACGGCGGCATGACACGCGCCAAGGCAGCCTTGAACATGATGATGATGAGCTTTATCTCCATCGGCATCGTGGGCGTCGTCTGGGTGCTGTGGGGCGCCTCAATGAGCTCCGGCGAGGGCTTCATGGAGATCGTGGGCAACCCGTTTGCCACCTTCGGCCTCGAAGGCATCAATACCCCTGATGGGCTCATCAAGGTTGGCTACGCAGCCACCTTCGCCATCATCACTGTTGCACTGATCAGCGGCGCGATCGCTGACCGCGCCAAGTTCGGCGCCTGGAGCATCTTCGTTCCGGTATGGGTGACCCTGGTCTACTGCCCGCTGGCCTACATGGTCTGGGGTGGCGGCCTGTTCGGTCCCGAAGGCGCAATCGGCAAGGCCCTCGGCCCGGCCATCGACTTCGCCGGCGGCACCGTGGTGCACATCAACGCCGGTGTGGCGGCGCTCGTCCTGGTCCTCATCATCGGCAACCGCCGCGGCTTCGGCAAGGACCCGAACCACCGCCCGCACAACATCCCGTTCGTCATGCTCGGTGCAGCAATCCTCTGGTTCGGCTGGTTCGGCTTCAACGGCGGTGCAGCAACAACAGCAGAGCAGGGTGGCCTGATCTGGATCAACACTCTGGCAGCTCCCGCAGCGGCCATGATCGGCTGGCTCATCACCGAACGTATCCGCGACGGTCACCCGACGTCGCTGGGCGCAGCATCCGGCGTGGTTGCCGGCCTCGTAGCCATCACCCCGGCATGTGCCAACGTCAGCCCGGTCGGGGCCCTTGGGCTTGGTGTCGTTGCCGGTGTGGCTTCCGCCCTGGCCGTCGGCCTCAAGTTCCGCTGGGGCTTCGATGACTCGCTGGATGTTGTGGGCGTCCACCTCGTCTCCGGCATCATCGGCACCGTGGCGCTGGGCTTCATCGCCCTTCCCGCCGACGGCGTAGGTGGCGGCCTCTTCTACGGCGGCGGCATGACCCAGATGTGGGCCCAGCTCGCAGCGGCCGGCATCGCCATCGCGTTCTCGGCCATCATGACGGCCATCATCGCCTTCGCCATCCACAAGACCATGGGCTTCAGGGTTTCCACGGAACAGGAGAACGTTGGCGTGGACCTCAGCCTCCACGCTGAGACGGCCTACGAATTCGGAGTCAACGGCCACGGCGGCAGCTTCCAGCCGCTGCACAACGCCATGACTGGAAAGTCGGAAACCGCCGCAGCCAAGACCCCCGCAGAAGGCAAGGAGAGTGTCCAGGCATGA
- a CDS encoding MFS transporter → MTQPPRSVKAPRIRQEKAPLPRDIKVMLAAAFLIALGFGLVAPVLPQFAATFDVGATAAAVIVSIFAFMRLVFAPAGGALIGRFGERNVYVSGLLIVAVSTAACAFAQDYWQLLIFRGLGGAGSVMFTVAAMGLLIRLAPPERRGRVSGAYASAFLIGSVLGPVVGGLLAGFGLRVPFLAYAGALLVAALVVRTMLSGEGNAAEDAEPAPAMTLKEALSDSAYRAAVFSSFGNGWVTFGVRMATIPLFAVAVLQSKPETAAWALAIFAVGNALALTFSGRLADAWGRKPLLIPGLLITGAATGVIGLTTDLTGFLVASAVAGFGSGLLGPAQQAAVADVIGRGRSGGKVLAVFQMAADTGAIIGPVVAGLLADQLGYGWAFGITGGVLLLTAAGWLLAREPLKPKKLTGSHGAP, encoded by the coding sequence ATGACGCAGCCGCCCAGATCCGTCAAAGCTCCAAGGATCCGGCAGGAGAAAGCCCCGTTGCCCCGCGACATTAAGGTGATGTTGGCTGCAGCGTTCCTGATCGCCTTGGGGTTCGGGCTGGTGGCGCCCGTCTTGCCGCAATTCGCCGCCACCTTCGACGTTGGCGCCACGGCTGCCGCTGTGATCGTCAGCATCTTTGCCTTCATGCGCCTGGTGTTTGCTCCGGCAGGCGGTGCCCTGATCGGACGCTTTGGAGAACGGAACGTCTACGTCTCAGGCCTGCTGATCGTGGCAGTGTCCACGGCGGCGTGCGCGTTTGCCCAGGATTACTGGCAACTGCTGATCTTCCGTGGCCTCGGAGGAGCCGGCTCCGTCATGTTTACCGTGGCCGCGATGGGACTGCTCATCCGCCTCGCACCCCCTGAACGACGAGGGCGGGTCTCCGGCGCGTATGCCTCAGCCTTCCTGATCGGCAGCGTCCTGGGGCCGGTAGTAGGAGGTCTGCTGGCAGGTTTCGGCCTCCGGGTACCTTTCCTGGCGTACGCAGGAGCGCTCCTGGTGGCGGCGCTGGTGGTCCGGACCATGCTGAGCGGTGAGGGCAACGCCGCAGAAGATGCTGAGCCGGCACCGGCCATGACCCTGAAGGAAGCTCTGTCCGATTCCGCTTACCGTGCCGCGGTGTTCTCGAGTTTCGGTAATGGCTGGGTGACGTTCGGTGTCCGCATGGCTACTATTCCACTGTTCGCGGTGGCTGTCCTGCAGTCCAAACCTGAGACGGCAGCCTGGGCCTTGGCCATCTTTGCGGTGGGCAACGCCTTGGCGTTGACCTTCTCCGGGCGTTTGGCCGATGCCTGGGGACGGAAGCCCCTGCTGATCCCCGGACTGCTCATCACGGGCGCGGCCACCGGGGTTATCGGTCTCACCACGGACCTGACCGGATTCCTTGTCGCTTCTGCGGTGGCTGGGTTCGGATCCGGATTGTTGGGCCCGGCCCAACAAGCCGCCGTCGCTGATGTCATTGGCAGGGGACGCTCCGGAGGCAAGGTGCTCGCGGTCTTCCAAATGGCTGCGGACACGGGTGCCATCATCGGACCGGTTGTGGCGGGCCTCCTGGCCGACCAGCTGGGCTATGGCTGGGCGTTTGGCATCACAGGTGGCGTTCTGCTCCTCACGGCAGCAGGTTGGTTACTGGCCCGGGAACCCCTTAAACCCAAAAAACTGACGGGCAGCCATGGTGCGCCCTGA
- the ftsY gene encoding signal recognition particle-docking protein FtsY, whose amino-acid sequence MNDFLPIILSILAALVVVGGLVPVLLKARKSGAKYPGTRDANDPLQSPAAGGGTLVEERPDAVKAPAPTFDGTVEGADVPDDAAGLETIAIDTPAPVEGRLTRLRARLVKSNSILGKGLLALLSGDKIDEDVWDEVEETLLLADLGTEPTMQLVDALRERVKVLGTRSPEDVKAMLREELIKLVDPSMDRSLNVERKGDRPAVVLVVGVNGVGKTTTVGKLARVLVAEDKDVLLGAADTFRAAAAEQLATWGQRVGVPTVRSDIDGADPASVAYEAVKAGIDQEVDVVMVDTAGRLQNKTGLMDELGKVKRVIEKLAEVDEVLLVLDATTGQNGLNQARVFAEVVNITGIVLTKLDGTAKGGIVVAIQKSLGVPVKLIGLGEGPDDLAPFDAESFVDALLN is encoded by the coding sequence GTGAACGATTTCCTACCCATAATTCTGTCCATTCTCGCTGCCCTCGTGGTGGTCGGCGGACTCGTGCCGGTACTCCTGAAGGCCCGGAAGTCCGGAGCGAAATACCCCGGAACCCGGGATGCGAACGACCCCCTGCAGTCGCCGGCAGCGGGCGGCGGAACCTTGGTGGAAGAGCGCCCGGACGCGGTGAAGGCCCCGGCTCCCACCTTTGACGGAACCGTCGAGGGCGCGGATGTGCCCGATGATGCCGCCGGGCTCGAAACCATTGCCATCGACACTCCTGCGCCGGTTGAAGGCCGCCTGACCCGCCTGCGCGCCCGCTTGGTCAAGTCCAACAGCATCCTGGGCAAGGGCCTCCTGGCTCTGCTGTCCGGCGACAAGATCGACGAAGACGTGTGGGACGAGGTGGAGGAAACCCTCCTCCTGGCCGACCTCGGCACCGAACCCACCATGCAGCTGGTTGATGCACTGCGTGAGCGCGTGAAGGTCTTGGGCACCCGCAGCCCCGAGGACGTCAAGGCGATGCTCCGCGAGGAACTCATCAAGCTGGTGGATCCCTCCATGGACCGCTCGTTGAACGTCGAGCGCAAGGGTGACCGTCCCGCCGTCGTGCTTGTTGTTGGTGTGAACGGCGTGGGCAAGACCACCACGGTGGGCAAGCTGGCACGCGTCCTGGTTGCCGAAGACAAGGACGTCCTGCTGGGCGCCGCTGATACTTTCCGCGCAGCTGCTGCCGAGCAGTTGGCCACCTGGGGACAGCGTGTAGGTGTCCCTACCGTCAGGTCCGACATCGACGGCGCCGACCCCGCCTCGGTGGCTTACGAGGCCGTAAAAGCCGGCATCGACCAGGAGGTCGATGTTGTCATGGTGGATACCGCTGGACGACTGCAGAACAAGACCGGCCTTATGGACGAACTCGGCAAGGTCAAGCGCGTCATCGAGAAGCTGGCTGAAGTGGACGAGGTCCTGCTGGTGCTGGACGCCACTACCGGGCAGAACGGCCTCAACCAGGCCCGCGTTTTCGCCGAGGTGGTCAATATCACCGGCATCGTGCTGACCAAACTGGACGGAACCGCAAAGGGCGGAATCGTTGTGGCCATCCAGAAGTCGCTGGGCGTGCCGGTCAAGCTCATTGGCTTGGGCGAAGGCCCCGACGACCTCGCACCGTTCGACGCCGAGAGCTTCGTGGACGCACTGCTCAACTAG